One window of the Staphylococcus equorum genome contains the following:
- the prmC gene encoding peptide chain release factor N(5)-glutamine methyltransferase, whose amino-acid sequence MVNYKTRLSNAKMKCFELDIETTRAEWLMLDLLQWSKADYLMHKDEVMSDIHLELYNDAEVRMLKGEPIQYIVGSQSFYGETFKVTEDCLIPRPETEEVMLHFYNEIHSDDTIVDIGTGSGNIPIILKKMNQSLTVYATDLYATVLAVAQENALSHQVDINFLQGDALAPLIERGIKVNGLISNPPYIDDNEAVLMDDTVLKYEPHSALFAEDNGYKVYDAILNQLPKVLLPNAKVVFEIGYKQGQTLKQKIQSKYPSLDVQIIKDINNNDRIISFEW is encoded by the coding sequence ATGGTGAATTATAAAACACGACTTTCTAATGCAAAAATGAAATGCTTTGAACTAGATATTGAAACAACTCGAGCAGAATGGTTAATGTTAGATTTATTGCAATGGAGTAAAGCGGATTATTTGATGCATAAGGATGAGGTAATGTCGGACATACATTTAGAATTATATAACGACGCTGAAGTTAGAATGTTAAAAGGTGAACCGATTCAGTATATTGTTGGAAGCCAATCATTTTACGGTGAGACATTCAAGGTGACTGAAGATTGTTTAATACCTAGACCTGAAACTGAGGAAGTCATGTTACACTTTTATAACGAGATTCATTCTGATGATACAATTGTTGATATTGGTACAGGTAGTGGTAATATTCCAATTATACTAAAAAAGATGAATCAATCATTAACTGTCTATGCTACAGATTTATATGCTACAGTATTAGCAGTAGCACAAGAAAATGCCCTTAGCCATCAAGTAGATATTAACTTTTTGCAGGGTGATGCATTAGCACCTTTAATAGAAAGAGGTATAAAAGTGAATGGTCTAATTTCTAACCCGCCTTATATTGATGATAATGAGGCTGTACTGATGGATGACACAGTATTGAAATATGAACCACATTCTGCATTATTTGCAGAAGATAATGGGTATAAGGTTTATGATGCAATATTAAACCAATTGCCAAAAGTACTTCTGCCGAATGCAAAGGTCGTTTTTGAAATTGGTTATAAACAAGGTCAAACATTGAAGCAAAAAATACAATCTAAATATCCTTCATTAGATGTTCAAATTATAAAAGATATTAATAATAACGATAGAATTATTTCTTTCGAGTGGTAA